One part of the Myxococcales bacterium genome encodes these proteins:
- a CDS encoding META domain-containing protein: protein MAARVVFGVMLASAGLWLSSEAWPEPGGLTLPADAAPSGTCPLTDQRWNLVELAERPVGPAVAAGPPVQVLLEADSERVGGFGGCNPFEGRYERGTHGELHFHGLVVSLMVCASSPDEEAFLRALAHSDRFDLEGGRLTLWGADGAPLARFVAAE from the coding sequence ATGGCTGCGAGGGTCGTATTTGGGGTCATGTTGGCGTCCGCAGGTTTGTGGCTCTCGTCTGAGGCCTGGCCGGAGCCGGGCGGTTTGACTCTTCCCGCGGACGCCGCACCCTCAGGGACCTGTCCCCTCACTGACCAACGCTGGAACCTCGTCGAGCTCGCCGAGCGCCCCGTGGGCCCCGCTGTGGCGGCAGGCCCACCGGTCCAGGTTCTGCTCGAAGCCGACAGCGAGCGGGTGGGTGGGTTCGGGGGCTGTAACCCCTTCGAGGGACGTTACGAACGGGGTACCCATGGTGAGCTGCACTTCCACGGCTTGGTTGTTTCGCTCATGGTTTGTGCGTCCAGCCCTGATGAAGAGGCGTTTCTCCGTGCCCTCGCGCACAGCGACCGCTTCGATCTAGAGGGCGGGCGCTTGACCCTCTGGGGTGCCGACGGTGCTCCCCTGGCGAGGTTTGTCGCCGCAGAGTGA
- a CDS encoding DUF1592 domain-containing protein — translation MTSKLPVARPRRVPLRAWGAVALLGVITAFVGPRTSDAAEAAPEAKAPHALLATYCAPCHGEQRQRGGFDLDALIGPFAPEGAARAWQRVRAALTTGDMPPDEELRQPTPGERDQLVAFASHQLALHARPTPGRAVARRLTRIEFNNALKDLIGHLGDVVSVNHPFPPPDAYFQPDSGRLPTLFALTGVAKAHEPLLRVAGLPVDRRAEHGFSNQADALGVSPLMLERTFELMQALVDTLLRHPLGQGPLCAALAPVAPASASVATAQERLEVLASQAFRRPPGETPLAPYLRVFARARQRGASFEAAMGQAAVAVLASPRFLYRTEPVVTPGQPRALDGWEVASRLSFFLWSTLPDARLREAALEDRLGSAEGLSAAVDRMLADPKVAALAEVFAFEWLGLDKLAGARPDESAFPGYYWGPLNKHALAGPMAFEALLLFETVLVENRSVLELLDAPYTYVNARLARHYGLAEAASPTLETERRRVEAALQEEATRKAPPDKPPTKLPKVWNDAVWMRLTLPSRERGGVMTTGATLTLTSGPRRTSPVKRGVWLLETIFNRPPPPPPFAVPPLVEAPPSVHERLPLRGRLEQHRRDPACAGCHARIDPLGFALARFDGVGGLVVSEAGQPIDATFTLPDGRQGEGPVGLKDQLLLRPRDFVRGFVEHLLSYALGRPVSPSDDSAIEAIVAATEPGGYRLKDIIHALVESQPFRLVEDPIGPGHVLTETSP, via the coding sequence ATGACCTCCAAGCTCCCCGTCGCTCGCCCTCGCCGTGTGCCCCTCCGGGCATGGGGGGCGGTGGCCCTCCTGGGGGTGATCACGGCCTTCGTGGGGCCCCGCACGAGTGACGCAGCCGAGGCCGCGCCCGAGGCGAAAGCGCCGCATGCGCTGCTCGCCACGTACTGCGCGCCCTGCCATGGCGAGCAACGTCAACGCGGTGGGTTCGATCTGGACGCGCTGATCGGCCCGTTCGCACCCGAAGGTGCCGCCCGGGCGTGGCAAAGGGTGCGCGCAGCCTTGACCACGGGTGACATGCCGCCGGACGAGGAGCTCCGACAGCCCACACCCGGCGAGCGGGACCAGCTCGTGGCCTTTGCCTCGCACCAACTGGCGCTCCACGCGCGGCCCACACCGGGGCGAGCCGTGGCGCGGCGTCTCACGCGGATCGAGTTCAACAATGCCCTCAAGGACCTCATCGGCCACTTGGGTGACGTGGTCTCGGTCAATCACCCGTTTCCACCACCCGATGCATACTTTCAGCCCGACAGCGGGCGCCTGCCCACGCTCTTCGCCCTGACCGGGGTCGCCAAAGCGCACGAGCCGCTCCTTCGGGTGGCTGGACTGCCCGTCGACCGGCGCGCGGAACATGGGTTTTCGAATCAGGCAGACGCGCTCGGGGTCTCGCCGCTCATGCTCGAGCGGACCTTCGAGCTCATGCAGGCTCTTGTCGATACTTTGCTGCGGCATCCGTTGGGCCAGGGCCCCCTTTGCGCCGCTTTGGCGCCAGTGGCACCCGCAAGCGCCAGCGTTGCGACAGCCCAGGAACGCCTCGAAGTCCTCGCCAGCCAGGCGTTCCGGCGCCCCCCCGGCGAGACGCCGCTGGCGCCCTATCTGCGGGTGTTCGCGCGGGCCCGGCAGCGTGGAGCTTCGTTCGAGGCGGCCATGGGGCAGGCCGCGGTGGCGGTCTTGGCCTCGCCACGTTTTCTGTACCGCACCGAACCGGTGGTCACGCCCGGCCAGCCACGTGCCCTCGATGGATGGGAGGTGGCCAGCCGCCTGTCGTTCTTCTTGTGGAGCACCCTGCCGGACGCGCGGCTGCGCGAAGCAGCGCTCGAGGATCGGCTCGGAAGTGCGGAAGGCTTGAGCGCCGCGGTGGATCGCATGCTCGCCGATCCGAAGGTGGCAGCGCTGGCCGAGGTGTTCGCGTTCGAGTGGCTCGGCCTCGATAAGCTGGCGGGCGCCCGGCCCGACGAAAGCGCCTTCCCGGGCTACTACTGGGGGCCTCTCAACAAACACGCGCTGGCGGGCCCCATGGCTTTCGAGGCGTTGTTGCTCTTCGAGACGGTTCTCGTCGAAAACCGCAGCGTGCTCGAATTGCTCGACGCCCCTTACACGTACGTCAACGCGAGGCTCGCCCGTCACTACGGCCTTGCCGAGGCCGCCTCGCCTACACTCGAGACCGAACGCCGGCGCGTCGAGGCCGCCTTGCAGGAGGAGGCCACGCGCAAAGCACCGCCGGACAAACCCCCGACGAAGCTGCCGAAGGTCTGGAACGACGCCGTGTGGATGCGGCTGACGCTGCCCTCTCGCGAGCGCGGGGGCGTCATGACGACGGGAGCCACCTTGACCTTGACGTCCGGCCCCCGCCGAACGAGCCCCGTCAAGCGCGGCGTGTGGTTGCTCGAGACCATCTTCAACAGACCACCGCCGCCCCCGCCGTTTGCGGTGCCTCCGCTTGTGGAAGCGCCCCCGAGCGTCCACGAGCGTCTTCCGCTTCGGGGCAGGCTCGAACAACACCGTCGCGATCCGGCGTGCGCGGGTTGCCACGCGCGCATCGATCCCCTGGGGTTCGCTCTGGCGCGCTTCGATGGTGTGGGAGGCCTTGTCGTCAGTGAGGCGGGACAGCCCATCGACGCCACGTTCACCTTGCCGGATGGTCGGCAGGGGGAAGGACCGGTGGGTCTCAAGGACCAGCTTCTTTTGCGGCCGCGAGACTTCGTGCGCGGGTTCGTCGAACATCTGCTTTCGTATGCCCTGGGGCGGCCGGTGTCGCCCTCCGACGACAGTGCCATCGAAGCCATCGTCGCTGCCACGGAACCCGGCGGCTACAGGCTCAAGGACATCATTCACGCGCTCGTAGAGAGCCAGCCGTTTCGCCTTGTCGAAGATCCCATCGGCCCCGGGCACGTGCTGACGGAGACCAGCCCTTGA
- a CDS encoding phage holin family protein, with protein sequence MDTLIRLGALAATVLLLEMLLPGVRVERKRTALIVAVVFSLLNVLGGWLIAALLVLPALLSFGLLFLVYPLLINVVLLWVTDLLIKDFELKSAKPLWLSAGIITLVNGLVHAILRQV encoded by the coding sequence ATGGACACGTTGATTCGTTTGGGTGCGCTGGCGGCCACGGTGTTGCTGCTCGAGATGCTCCTGCCGGGTGTCCGGGTCGAGAGAAAGAGAACGGCGCTCATCGTAGCCGTCGTCTTCAGCCTGCTCAACGTCTTGGGCGGGTGGTTGATCGCGGCGCTCCTGGTTTTGCCAGCGCTGCTGTCCTTCGGGCTTCTTTTTTTGGTTTATCCCCTGCTCATCAACGTGGTTCTGCTGTGGGTCACGGACCTCTTGATCAAGGACTTTGAACTGAAAAGTGCGAAGCCCTTGTGGCTCTCGGCCGGCATCATCACCCTGGTCAACGGATTGGTGCACGCGATCCTGCGGCAGGTCTGA
- a CDS encoding PEGA domain-containing protein — MRRIPGNIILGLTSLFAALLVVPRDAYCDPAEILIRQGVELRRQGDNVKALAKFEAAYRMSHTPRASAQVGLCQLALSNWTSAEEFLAVALEARSDEWVSRYRQTLEESLDEARRHLAVLAVEGTPAGANVTAGTKYAGQLPSTGNLYLPPGLLTVRVSHDGFNDAVHDVELRTGSPTTLAINLAPKSAEDVSASPTPESGGPPSTPESSADNRSDRSHYWWWVGAAAVAGGVATAFLLAGGKEYPNVEQTIPVGP; from the coding sequence ATGCGTCGCATTCCAGGCAACATAATCCTCGGTCTCACGTCTTTGTTCGCAGCTCTCCTAGTCGTTCCCCGGGATGCGTACTGCGACCCAGCCGAAATCTTGATTCGCCAGGGGGTGGAACTCCGTAGGCAAGGGGACAATGTCAAAGCTCTTGCGAAATTCGAGGCGGCGTATCGGATGTCACACACACCCAGGGCCTCGGCGCAGGTAGGCCTGTGTCAGCTTGCGCTTTCAAATTGGACATCCGCAGAGGAGTTTCTTGCAGTCGCGCTGGAAGCGCGTTCAGACGAATGGGTTTCTCGGTATCGTCAAACCCTGGAAGAGTCGCTGGACGAAGCTAGAAGACACTTGGCTGTTCTTGCTGTCGAGGGCACTCCGGCGGGTGCAAACGTGACTGCAGGTACGAAATACGCAGGCCAGCTCCCCTCTACTGGCAATCTTTACCTCCCGCCTGGCCTTCTGACCGTGCGAGTTTCACACGACGGCTTCAACGATGCTGTCCACGACGTCGAGTTGAGGACCGGCAGCCCCACTACGCTCGCCATCAATCTCGCGCCGAAGTCAGCGGAGGACGTGTCCGCTTCACCGACTCCTGAGAGCGGCGGCCCCCCCTCAACCCCGGAGTCGTCAGCAGACAATCGGAGCGATCGTTCGCACTACTGGTGGTGGGTGGGCGCGGCAGCTGTCGCCGGTGGGGTTGCGACTGCGTTCCTTTTGGCTGGAGGCAAGGAGTATCCGAATGTCGAACAGACCATTCCAGTTGGCCCCTAA
- a CDS encoding response regulator: protein MGSKVVSAEGPPGESQPGEGSDASPNRSAILDAQRQRLATILTQAPAPVSVHAGPEHVFTFVNAAFEGLAGRPLLGRTMHEAFPECKGQPNLSMLHEAYEMGMPLEGKEVPLELTHPDGRRESLYLNLSYQPLRDAQGQVDAVVSFAMDVTAQVQARRHAEALAMALQESDARYRAFVAQSTEGIWRVEVDEPIVVALPEREQIELIFARGYFAECNDAMARMYGYDRAEALIGKRLRDLLVPDDPRNHEYLATFIRAGYRLEGGESHEVDKDGRPHVFENALVGIVENGRLLRAWGTQRDVTAQVESRHRAEAASRTKDEFFAMLGHELRNPLSPILTALELMRLRSPNAFSKERAIIERQVKHVVRLVDDLLDVSRITRGKISLERKVLDLADVVASAVELASPLLEQRAHRLSVEVAHGLFVDGDGMRLGQVFANLLTNAAKYTPSGGDITVTGERRGEWACVTVADSGIGIHPDILPRVFDLFVQERQSLDRSEGGLGLGLAIVRSLVSLHGGFVEAASPGLGQGSAFVVTLPSAPAEGRGVAPPLSLTRGRRGAHYRVLVVDDNEDAAAMLADGLGLSGHEVQVAHDGPSALSLAKSFRPELGLLDIGLPVMDGYELARLLRADPTLRDMRLVAVTGYGQAKDRSAAVTAGFDDHVVKPVDLARLELRLAALMDRFAEAPEDETSGG, encoded by the coding sequence GTGGGTTCGAAAGTCGTGTCTGCGGAGGGGCCCCCCGGGGAGAGCCAACCAGGGGAGGGATCCGACGCCTCGCCCAACAGGTCGGCCATTTTGGACGCGCAAAGGCAGCGGCTGGCCACCATCCTGACGCAAGCCCCTGCTCCGGTCAGTGTGCACGCAGGGCCAGAGCACGTGTTCACCTTCGTGAACGCAGCGTTCGAGGGCTTGGCCGGACGCCCCCTCCTGGGCCGAACGATGCACGAGGCGTTTCCCGAGTGCAAAGGGCAGCCGAACTTGTCGATGCTGCACGAGGCGTACGAGATGGGCATGCCCCTCGAGGGGAAAGAGGTCCCGCTCGAGCTCACCCATCCCGATGGTCGCAGGGAATCGCTCTACTTGAACCTGAGCTATCAACCTCTTCGCGACGCCCAGGGACAGGTCGACGCGGTGGTGAGCTTCGCGATGGACGTCACCGCGCAGGTGCAGGCGCGGCGACACGCCGAGGCTCTTGCGATGGCCCTGCAGGAGAGCGATGCCCGCTACCGGGCATTCGTCGCACAAAGTACCGAGGGCATATGGCGGGTCGAAGTGGACGAACCCATCGTTGTCGCCCTCCCCGAACGCGAACAGATCGAACTCATCTTCGCGCGGGGCTACTTCGCCGAATGCAACGACGCCATGGCGCGCATGTATGGATACGATCGTGCGGAGGCGCTCATCGGGAAACGGCTGCGCGACCTGCTCGTGCCCGATGACCCTCGGAACCATGAATATCTGGCGACGTTCATCCGCGCGGGGTACCGCCTCGAGGGGGGCGAGTCGCACGAAGTGGACAAGGACGGTCGTCCGCACGTCTTCGAGAACGCGCTGGTGGGCATCGTGGAAAACGGGCGACTGCTTCGGGCATGGGGCACGCAGCGGGACGTGACGGCGCAGGTCGAATCGCGCCACCGGGCGGAGGCGGCCAGCCGAACGAAGGACGAGTTCTTCGCGATGCTGGGTCACGAGCTGCGTAACCCTTTGTCACCCATCTTGACTGCGCTCGAGCTGATGCGGCTGCGCAGTCCCAACGCCTTTTCGAAGGAGCGCGCGATCATCGAAAGGCAAGTCAAGCACGTCGTTCGGCTCGTGGACGATCTGCTCGACGTCTCGCGCATCACCCGGGGAAAAATCTCGCTCGAACGGAAGGTGTTGGACTTGGCGGATGTGGTCGCGAGCGCGGTCGAGCTCGCAAGTCCACTTCTCGAACAGCGGGCTCATCGCCTTTCCGTAGAGGTCGCGCACGGCTTGTTCGTCGATGGCGACGGCATGCGCCTCGGTCAAGTGTTCGCGAACCTGCTCACGAACGCAGCCAAGTACACGCCCAGCGGAGGCGACATCACGGTGACGGGGGAGCGCCGGGGCGAGTGGGCGTGCGTCACGGTCGCGGATTCCGGCATAGGAATCCATCCCGATATCCTGCCCCGCGTGTTCGACCTGTTCGTGCAAGAAAGGCAGTCGTTGGATCGCTCTGAAGGGGGCCTGGGCTTGGGTTTGGCGATCGTGCGCTCCCTCGTGTCCCTGCATGGGGGCTTCGTCGAAGCGGCGAGCCCCGGTCTTGGGCAGGGCAGCGCGTTCGTGGTCACTCTGCCTTCGGCGCCCGCCGAGGGACGAGGTGTTGCGCCTCCCCTTTCCCTCACACGGGGGCGCCGGGGCGCGCACTACAGGGTCCTCGTGGTCGATGACAACGAAGACGCGGCGGCCATGCTCGCGGATGGCCTTGGCCTCAGTGGACACGAGGTGCAGGTCGCTCACGATGGTCCCTCCGCGCTCAGCTTGGCGAAGTCTTTTCGCCCCGAGCTGGGCCTGCTCGACATCGGCTTGCCCGTGATGGACGGCTATGAACTCGCGCGCTTGCTGCGCGCCGATCCCACGCTGCGTGACATGCGTCTCGTGGCTGTGACCGGATATGGGCAAGCCAAAGACCGCAGTGCTGCCGTGACGGCGGGCTTCGACGACCATGTGGTCAAGCCCGTCGACCTTGCCAGATTGGAGCTTCGGCTTGCCGCCCTGATGGACCGCTTTGCCGAGGCGCCAGAGGACGAGACCTCCGGTGGTTGA
- a CDS encoding superoxide dismutase family protein translates to MGLAHFQDTTAGLRVTVAIQGLEPGIYFLRADEFFYGPREGDTCSDSRKIKEIGGQPVVWLLGPLKADRDGVARLDRLYAGIGHDGHPYSAPAQAVYSRKGRFVSVKMKEFRLAGRKLTLHKWNADQKSSPSNTISCAILHFDRTFGEATFKSLPGQDIEGTAYFEQGEDNRAMLELELSRLKAGKYRLVVHEFSDCDNVTGAGVGEPYQPENSQLISEPNYSWPLKQGDLGTFSVGEEGTLKQKKIFQHPLTSGSPHIIRGRAIVVERLADAPHGEATRVGCGIVTGF, encoded by the coding sequence ATGGGTTTGGCGCATTTCCAGGACACGACGGCAGGGCTACGGGTTACCGTCGCCATCCAGGGGCTCGAACCCGGAATCTACTTCCTCCGTGCCGATGAGTTCTTCTACGGTCCTCGCGAAGGGGATACCTGCTCTGACTCTCGAAAGATAAAAGAGATCGGTGGTCAGCCCGTCGTTTGGCTGCTGGGCCCACTCAAGGCGGACAGAGACGGCGTAGCGCGCCTGGATAGGCTCTACGCTGGAATCGGTCACGATGGGCACCCCTACAGCGCGCCTGCGCAGGCTGTCTACAGCCGAAAAGGCCGTTTCGTAAGCGTCAAAATGAAGGAGTTTCGACTTGCTGGAAGAAAGCTCACCCTGCACAAGTGGAACGCTGACCAGAAGTCTTCCCCAAGTAACACGATCTCGTGCGCAATCCTCCACTTTGACCGCACGTTCGGCGAAGCCACTTTCAAATCTCTGCCTGGGCAGGACATCGAGGGGACCGCGTATTTCGAGCAAGGGGAAGACAACCGTGCCATGCTCGAATTGGAGCTTTCGAGGTTGAAGGCTGGGAAGTATCGGTTGGTTGTCCACGAGTTTTCCGATTGCGACAATGTCACGGGCGCCGGGGTGGGCGAACCGTATCAGCCGGAGAATTCTCAGCTAATTTCAGAACCCAATTATAGCTGGCCCTTGAAACAGGGTGATCTGGGAACCTTCTCAGTTGGTGAAGAGGGAACCCTCAAACAGAAGAAGATTTTTCAGCATCCGCTCACGAGCGGCAGCCCGCACATCATTCGCGGTCGCGCCATCGTCGTAGAGAGGCTCGCTGATGCTCCCCACGGGGAAGCCACACGCGTCGGCTGTGGTATTGTCACTGGCTTCTAG
- a CDS encoding DUF1552 domain-containing protein yields MNVKRRSFLRAAGTVFPLPWLPSLAPRAAWAKPLRRAPVRLAFVYVPNGVRQDTWTPRRDGATFDLPPSLAPLAPVRQHLTVLTGLDRAFAPGTEVHAQAASCWLTSSRPTEPLDGPYPTNTTVDQLAAAQLGSATPLPSLELSCNDFKDNRESRYFEALSWYGPGQAADAEKDPRAVFNRLFGGGAFAPGSASVLDALLQESAALHRQASVEDRHKLEEYMSSVRSLEARLQKATRVRRPAGAVPPAHAPEDRGAYLRSMADLLVLAFESDTTRVATWLFDPERWDSPRLYQGVFPNRQNHHPLSHNASAASREDAQDKLGKIDAFHVQQFAYLVSRLASVRDGEGHSLLHNTLVAFGSGLSDGDKHDYKNLSVLLAGRAAGRIRPRGHVRCAPGTPLANLWLTTLAAVGVPRTELADSTGLLSTLLA; encoded by the coding sequence TTGAATGTGAAGCGGCGATCGTTTCTGCGCGCGGCGGGCACAGTTTTTCCTTTGCCCTGGCTTCCGAGCCTCGCCCCCCGCGCCGCCTGGGCAAAACCCTTGCGTCGTGCCCCGGTCCGCCTCGCCTTCGTCTATGTTCCCAACGGCGTCAGACAAGATACGTGGACACCCCGCCGAGACGGCGCAACCTTCGACCTGCCGCCCTCGCTCGCCCCGCTCGCGCCCGTGCGGCAGCACCTGACCGTGCTCACCGGTCTCGATCGAGCGTTCGCCCCTGGCACCGAGGTGCACGCCCAGGCGGCGTCGTGCTGGCTTACCAGTTCACGACCCACGGAACCCCTCGATGGTCCCTACCCCACGAACACCACGGTGGATCAGCTGGCCGCCGCGCAGCTCGGAAGCGCAACCCCGTTGCCTTCCCTCGAGCTTTCGTGCAACGACTTCAAGGACAACAGGGAAAGCCGGTACTTCGAGGCCCTGTCTTGGTACGGACCGGGTCAGGCCGCCGACGCGGAAAAAGATCCCCGGGCCGTGTTCAACCGGCTCTTCGGAGGGGGGGCCTTCGCGCCCGGGTCGGCCAGTGTGCTCGACGCCCTCTTGCAGGAGAGTGCCGCTTTGCACAGGCAAGCCAGCGTCGAAGATCGCCACAAGCTCGAGGAATACATGTCCTCCGTGCGATCGCTGGAAGCGCGCCTGCAAAAAGCCACCCGCGTCAGGCGGCCCGCGGGCGCAGTGCCCCCCGCGCACGCACCCGAAGATCGGGGCGCCTACCTGCGCAGCATGGCCGACCTTCTGGTGCTGGCGTTCGAAAGCGATACGACCCGGGTGGCCACGTGGCTCTTCGACCCCGAGCGGTGGGATTCGCCTCGCTTGTACCAGGGCGTGTTTCCCAATCGGCAAAACCATCACCCTCTTTCCCACAACGCCAGCGCCGCGAGCCGCGAAGACGCGCAAGACAAACTGGGCAAGATCGACGCGTTTCACGTGCAGCAGTTTGCGTATTTGGTCTCGCGCCTGGCCTCCGTCCGCGACGGGGAGGGGCACAGCCTTCTACACAACACTTTGGTGGCCTTCGGCTCCGGCCTGAGCGACGGCGACAAGCATGACTACAAAAACCTCTCGGTTTTGCTCGCGGGGCGCGCCGCGGGGCGCATCCGGCCCCGCGGCCACGTGCGCTGCGCCCCGGGAACGCCCCTAGCGAACCTCTGGCTGACGACGCTGGCCGCGGTCGGTGTGCCAAGGACGGAGCTGGCCGACAGTACGGGTTTGCTGTCCACCCTGCTCGCCTGA
- a CDS encoding D-alanyl-D-alanine carboxypeptidase family protein: MSTLRGGQSEVLDAIERIAAFMKRHAPDRMLPTQLLAVRKYLRSKRRGANLEAVWSWTDEEIEIQKNLEPTKSLYEEAAKVQANFRKANPDYHLILSPVRSLERQIRLWGKNTTVGKAGAKLLVDMKSALSEDDYPAKPDDGESVWIFSEALRTQAVAPEPTSAAPGTSDHGRGKAVDFVVMKGAAIVAPIRSSAVHSIWKKDGWEDKLIAACAGTKLVGPLKHPYESSHWWLK; encoded by the coding sequence GTGAGCACGCTTCGGGGTGGACAGTCGGAAGTGTTGGACGCAATCGAGCGCATAGCTGCGTTCATGAAGCGGCATGCCCCCGATAGAATGCTTCCAACCCAGCTGTTGGCCGTGAGGAAGTACTTGCGGAGCAAGCGCCGCGGCGCCAATCTGGAGGCCGTTTGGTCGTGGACAGACGAGGAGATAGAGATTCAGAAGAATCTCGAGCCTACGAAGTCGCTCTACGAAGAGGCCGCAAAGGTCCAGGCGAACTTCAGGAAGGCGAACCCCGACTACCACCTAATCTTGTCACCGGTGCGCAGCTTGGAAAGGCAAATTCGGCTGTGGGGCAAGAACACCACGGTAGGGAAGGCGGGGGCCAAGCTGTTGGTGGACATGAAATCGGCTCTTTCCGAAGACGATTACCCAGCCAAGCCAGATGACGGAGAGTCGGTATGGATTTTTTCCGAGGCGCTTCGAACGCAGGCAGTGGCGCCCGAGCCCACGAGCGCCGCGCCTGGAACGTCCGACCACGGTCGCGGCAAAGCGGTAGATTTCGTGGTGATGAAAGGCGCAGCCATCGTTGCTCCCATCCGCTCATCTGCTGTCCACTCGATTTGGAAGAAAGATGGCTGGGAAGACAAACTAATCGCGGCGTGCGCTGGGACGAAGCTGGTAGGTCCTCTCAAGCACCCCTACGAGTCTTCGCACTGGTGGCTAAAGTGA
- a CDS encoding sodium-translocating pyrophosphatase, whose translation MQNVLVISSGLVGLSAAALTTRWLLRKPRGEGLVVEIGLLIQQGAMAFLRREYSVLSLFALGVAALLGALIDYDVLQSPGLAEAARRSPDAPLPPGPWRALAYLAGAAASGLAGFIGMNVAVQGNTRTANACDRTLNEGLRVAFATGSVMGFVVVGFGLLGVTVFWMVFQHTGVLASFAFGASTIALFGRVGGGIFTKAADVGADLVGKVESDLPEDDARNPAVIADNVGDNVGDVAGMGADLFESYVGSLVAALTLVVPGAVALGLTRAAEASISAQLWQQRLAWFPMTVAAIGILGSVAAIGAVRTRPEAGMKQLMWALRRSIFLAAFLCLGGTALLVFGSPLPWQLFAVVGVGLVSGEAVGLATEYFTSYEYRPVQWIAKQAPGGAASVIIAGVAVGFASTALPALILGTAIWLTSFLAGAYGVALAGVGMLATLGSTLATDAYGPVADNAGGLAEQAHLPPHVRQRTDALDALGNTTAATGKGFAVGSAVLTALALMTAYGFTTGVTNLNLLDPPVLVGALTGATMPFVFSALTMHAVGKAAGAIIEEVRRQFREIPGLREGRAGVKPDSTRAVDISTRSALRAMVAPGVLAVAAPIAVGALLGPYALGGLLLGALLSGFLLAVFMANAGGAWDNAKKYIEAGHHGGKHSDAHRAAVHGDTVGDPFKDTSGPSLNILLKLMAIVSVIFGPLFL comes from the coding sequence ATGCAGAACGTCCTCGTCATCTCGAGCGGTCTCGTCGGATTGTCGGCGGCGGCGCTGACCACACGTTGGTTGCTGCGCAAGCCCCGCGGAGAGGGACTCGTCGTGGAGATTGGGCTCCTGATCCAGCAAGGCGCCATGGCGTTTTTACGCCGGGAATACTCCGTCTTGTCGCTCTTCGCGCTGGGGGTGGCGGCGCTGCTCGGGGCCCTCATCGACTACGATGTCTTGCAAAGCCCGGGGCTTGCGGAGGCCGCCCGTCGCAGCCCCGATGCGCCGCTTCCGCCAGGGCCCTGGCGGGCGCTGGCCTACCTCGCGGGCGCCGCAGCATCGGGCCTTGCGGGCTTCATCGGGATGAACGTCGCCGTCCAAGGCAACACACGCACCGCCAACGCCTGCGATCGCACCCTCAACGAAGGGCTTCGCGTGGCCTTTGCGACCGGCTCGGTGATGGGATTCGTGGTCGTGGGGTTTGGGCTTCTGGGTGTGACGGTTTTCTGGATGGTCTTCCAGCACACGGGTGTGCTGGCTAGCTTTGCGTTCGGTGCGTCCACCATTGCGCTCTTTGGCCGCGTGGGCGGGGGCATCTTCACCAAAGCGGCGGACGTGGGCGCGGATCTCGTGGGCAAGGTCGAGTCCGATCTGCCTGAAGACGACGCCCGCAACCCCGCCGTAATCGCGGACAACGTGGGCGACAACGTTGGTGATGTGGCGGGCATGGGTGCTGATCTGTTCGAGTCGTACGTGGGAAGCCTCGTCGCAGCTCTCACGCTGGTCGTACCGGGCGCCGTGGCACTGGGCCTCACCCGGGCTGCGGAGGCGAGCATCAGCGCCCAGCTGTGGCAGCAACGGCTCGCTTGGTTCCCGATGACCGTGGCGGCCATCGGCATCTTGGGTTCCGTTGCGGCGATCGGCGCCGTCCGGACGCGCCCCGAAGCGGGCATGAAGCAGCTCATGTGGGCGCTGCGGCGAAGCATCTTCCTGGCAGCGTTCCTTTGCCTGGGAGGCACGGCCCTCCTCGTCTTCGGGAGCCCGCTGCCCTGGCAGCTCTTCGCCGTGGTGGGGGTGGGTCTCGTGAGCGGTGAGGCGGTGGGGCTGGCAACCGAGTACTTCACGTCGTACGAGTACCGCCCCGTGCAATGGATCGCCAAACAGGCTCCCGGCGGCGCAGCCTCGGTGATCATCGCCGGCGTGGCCGTAGGCTTCGCGAGCACTGCCCTGCCCGCTCTGATCCTGGGCACCGCCATCTGGCTCACGTCCTTCCTGGCGGGCGCCTACGGGGTCGCGCTGGCGGGCGTGGGCATGCTGGCCACGCTGGGCAGCACCCTGGCCACCGACGCCTACGGGCCCGTGGCAGACAATGCGGGCGGGCTCGCAGAGCAAGCGCACCTTCCGCCGCACGTGCGACAGAGAACCGACGCCCTCGACGCCCTCGGCAACACCACCGCCGCGACCGGCAAGGGGTTCGCGGTGGGATCGGCCGTTCTCACCGCCTTGGCACTCATGACGGCGTACGGATTCACCACGGGCGTTACAAACTTGAACCTCCTCGACCCCCCCGTGCTCGTCGGTGCCCTGACGGGTGCCACGATGCCCTTCGTTTTTTCGGCGCTGACCATGCACGCGGTAGGCAAGGCGGCGGGCGCCATCATCGAGGAGGTGAGGCGCCAGTTCCGCGAGATACCCGGGCTTCGGGAAGGGAGGGCAGGTGTCAAGCCAGACTCGACCCGCGCGGTGGACATTTCGACCCGAAGCGCCCTGCGCGCGATGGTGGCGCCCGGTGTGCTGGCCGTGGCCGCACCCATCGCCGTGGGCGCGCTGCTCGGACCCTATGCCCTTGGGGGGCTGCTCTTGGGCGCCTTGTTGAGCGGCTTCCTGCTTGCCGTGTTCATGGCCAATGCAGGCGGCGCCTGGGACAATGCGAAAAAGTACATCGAGGCGGGTCACCACGGCGGCAAACACTCCGACGCGCATCGTGCGGCCGTCCATGGGGACACCGTGGGGGATCCCTTCAAGGACACCTCGGGGCCGAGCCTCAACATCCTGCTGAAACTGATGGCGATCGTCTCGGTCATCTTCGGACCTCTGTTCCTTTGA